From one Sparus aurata chromosome 16, fSpaAur1.1, whole genome shotgun sequence genomic stretch:
- the LOC115565959 gene encoding sodium/bile acid cotransporter-like yields the protein MQVKVEANCMVNTQFVATMNVTVVYKGSADIYNVSGNGSMGIMNIPANLNRTLDVLSVVTLFITMISLGCSMEISKIKAHLLKPKGVAIALLAQFIIMPLTAFSLAKILQLETIEAAALLICGCCPGGTLSNIFSLAIKGDMNLSIVMTTCSCMVGLGMMPLLLFILSHGFPGLENAVPYKGIIAALVLTLVPCGVGILINHHKPKYSQIVKKAGIGILIISGVTISALSYIAVKDLLWMIVKPGILSASALMPLTGFTLGYLLSTVCRLSPQCSRTVSMETGCQNIQLCLVILKVAFPPQVIGPMFLFPLIYITLQCTEALLLALCFRCCQTFKPPAEGASVDFEQVAVKQP from the exons ATGCAAGTTAAG GTGGAAGCCAACTGCATGGTAAACACGCAGTTTGTTGCCACGATGAATGTGACGGTGGTCTACAAGGGATCAGCTGACATCTACAATGTCTCTGGCAATGGAAGTATGGGCATAATGAATATACCCGCCAACTTAAACCGAACCCTCGATGTCCTCAGCGTCGTCACGCTCTTCATCACCATGATATCCCTCGGCTGTTCGATGGAGATTTCCAAAATCAAGGCCCACCTTCTTAAGCCTAAAGGAGTTGCCATCGCTTTGCTGGCCCAGTTCATCATCATGCCCCTGACTGCTTTCAGTCTGGCCAAGATCCTTCAGTTGGAAACCATCGAGGCTGCGGCACTGCTCATCTGCGGCTGCTGTCCAGGGGGGACCTTATCAAACATTTTCTCCCTGGCAATTAAGGGGGACATGAACCTCAG CATCGTAATGACCACCTGCTCCTGCATGGTGGGTCTGGGTATGATGCCTTTGCTGCTCTTTATCTTAAGCCATGGCTTCCCCGGTCTGGAAAACGCCGTACCCTACAAGGGCATCATCGCCGCTCTCGTGCTCACCCTGGTGCCCTGTGGAGTTGGCATTCTCATTAACCACCACAAACCTAAATACTCGCAAATCGTGAAAAAG GCTGGCATCGGCATCCTGATCATCTCTGGCGTCACCATTTCCGCCCTGTCTTATATTGCCGTCAAAGACTTACTGTGGATGATTGTCAAACCTGGTATTCTGTCCGCGTCTGCACTGATGCCGCTGACTGGCTTTACGCTGGGGTACCTCTTGTCCACCGTGTGCAGACTCAGTCCACA ATGCAGCAGGACCGTCTCCATGGAAACAGGGTGTCAGAACATCCAGCTGTGCCTTGTCATCCTAAAGGTGGCTTTTCCCCCACAGGTCATCGGGCCGATGTTTCTCTTCCCTCTGATTTACATCACGCTCCAGTGTACTGAGGCCCTTCTCCTGGCCCTGTGCTTCAGATGTTGCCAAACATTCAAGCCACCAGCTGAGG GTGCAAGCGTGGACTTTGAGCAAGTGGCGGTGAAGCAGCCATGA
- the LOC115565956 gene encoding sushi domain-containing protein 4-like, which yields MCNGMTESTSKAFWVHTSDTKQPFLLLLVLSVVSTGQGSGCVRPYMVQNSWVNLTETNRGSFPVGTVLQYSCDPGYLPDGPSILTCTTLGRWSSEPPHCIRSGACLPLSKPENGGFTCHPSPCRMFAHGTVIEFFCDDGFTLSGDYNYLTCQDGQWDGPMQINCVSQGCIRPSTVQHGSTNLTDTNKSLFPVGTVLQYNCDPGYLPIGRSSLTCTSLGYWSSEPPHCIHSDGCVRPSTVQHGSTNLTETNRSSFPVGTVLEYRCDPGYLPDGPNILTCSALGHWSSQPPRCLRSDVCQPPYQPENGGYTCHPSTCGRLTHGTVIEYFCEEGYILKGDYKYLTCQYGEWDSQVKLSCLMEQDSDPTLPLGMPALSIVASTASSVTLILLLVVLFVLLQPKLKSLHRRDQGVSGQPVSIMVEGVQVTLPSYEEAVCGSGASASAESRVQIVLSEGQHATAPEAGPSRPSSLKQQQSEMAVVHPVPPSSSSSSPSPSSSTWVLEHAGAAAPSTSQRRPSAGSDQNSISLDSEMDYSDDMPLLKEA from the exons ATGTGCAATGGAATGACAGAGTCAACATCAAAAGCCTTTTGGGTCCACACCTCAGACACTAAACAGCCTTTCTTGTTGCTGCTGGTACTGAGTGTAGTGTCCACTGGGCAAGGGTCAG GATGTGTGAGGCCATATATGGTCCAGAACAGCTGGGTAAACCTCACAGAAACCAACAGGGGCTCGTTCCCTGTGggcacagtactgcagtacagctgTGACCCTGGTTACCTGCCGGACGGACCCAGCATCCTTACCTGCACCACACTGGGACGCTGGTCCTCTGAACCTCCTCACTGCATACGCAGTGGTG CATGTCTACCCCTCTCCAAACCTGAGAATGGGGGCTTCACCTGCCACCCATCCCCCTGTCGAATGTTTGCTCATGGCACTGTGATTGAGTTCTTCTGTGATGACGGCTTTACTCTCAGCGGAGACTATAACTACCTGACCTGTCAGGATGGACAGTGGGACGGCCCCATGCAGATCAATTGTGTTAGCCAAG GTTGTATACGACCCTCTACAGTGCAACATGGCTCAACCAATCTGACCGACACCAACAAGAGCTTGTTTCCTGTGggcacagtactgcagtacaacTGCGACCCAGGTTACCTGCCTATCGGACGTAGCAGCCTCACCTGTACCTCACTTGGATACTGGTCCTCTGAACCTCCTCATTGTATACACAGTGACG gttGTGTAAGACCCTCTACGGTGCAGCATGGCTCAACTAATCTGACAGAAACCAACAGAAGCTCATTCCCTGTAGGCACAGTACTGGAGTACCGCTGTGATCCCGGGTACCTGCCAGATGGACCAAACATCCTCACCTGCTCCGCACTTGGACACTGGTCCTCTCAGCCTCCCCGCTGTTTACGCAGTGATG TATGCCAGCCTCCATATCAGCCAGAGAACGGGGGCTACACCTGCCACCCCTCAACATGTGGAAGACTTACTCATGGCACCGTCATTGAATATTTCTGTGAGGAAGGCTATATTCTGAAGGGGGACTATAAATACCTTACCTGTCAGTATGGGGAATGGGACAGCCAAGTGAAGCTCAGCTGCCTCATGGAGCaag ACAGTGATCCAACTTTACCGTTAGGGATGCCTGCCTTGTCCATCGTGGCATCAACAGCAAGCTCAGTGACCCTAATCCTGCTCCTGGTCGTGCTATTTGTACTTTTGCAGCCAAAGCTCAAGTCCCTCCATCG ACGTGATCAGGGAGTGTCCGGCCAGCCTGTGTCAATCATGGTTGAAGGCGTCCAGGTGACTCTGCCCTCGTATGAGGAGGCTGTGTGCGGCAGTGGagcctcagcctcagctgaGTCCCGAGTCCAGATAGTGCTGTCTGAGGGTCAGCATGCCACAGCGCCAGAGGCTGGCCCCTCTAGGCCTTCTTccctcaaacagcagcagtcagagaTGGCTGTGGTCCACCCCGtacctccatcctcctcctcctcatcacccTCACCCTCATCCTCTACCTGGGTTCTGGAGCACGCAGGTGCTGCAGCTCCTTCAACCTCACAAAGAAGGCCGTCTGCAGGCAGCGACCAAAACAGCatctctctggactctgagaTGGACTACTCTGATG ACATGCCATTGCTGAAGGAGGCCTGA